The genomic segment GTTGTAATAACATTGGTTTTAAAGGAGTGTTTAACACAGATTTTTCACCTCTTCTAATATCATAACAGAGACAGATTGGTCGATAAATAGAACGTTATTGTTAAAAGAGGAATAATGTGGTGACATAACCAAGGATAAGCCCTTCAGTTTATTAGAAGGACTTAAGTGTGGTGATTCATGCTTTAAGACTAATATATAACCATCCCGTCTATTTTATGCATTTGAAGTATGTATGATTGTATTAATTTTGATTACAGTTTTATCGTGGCGAAGAACATTGACTAAACATTGGTAATAATTTATAATTCAGTTATAAGCGGTGTAGTCATTGTTTTGTTCATAAAAAGGGAGAGGGCAGTTATGAATACGATACTTACATTCCTTAACGGTTTTGTTCAATACCGAAGGGGGAAACAGACAGGTTTAGCTGGATTATTAGGACTTATTATTTTTGTTTTGGCAGTTTACAGATGGGATATTACTTATCCAATTTTAGAATCGCTAAAAATTATTGATTTCTTTGATAATTTGGGTTTGATATATGAGGGCGAACCAGGAACGACGTTGTACGCAATAATGTTATTCTTATCAAGAGCAGCAATAGTAATAATGTTTTTCTTAGCAGTAGCTTTAATTCTAAGTTTATTTTTAATGATTATTGGATCTTCTAAGTTAGGCCAAAATTTATTAGCATACGTTGTATTAGTTATTATGACACCATTGGCAGTCTTGTGGATTATAGGATATGAGATTCTTCACTTATTGGGTTTCCGAACAAAAAAGGAAAAGGCAGAGGAGTCATATGAAAACTGGCATCAAGAGACTTTTGGAGAACATTCTGATAGATATAAGGAAGAGCAATTAAAGTATGAAGAGTCTCGTCTTTCCCCTTCTGATTTATTAAAAAAATACTGCACTACTTATTATATAGAGGATACAATTAGTCAGTTAAATAGATTGCCCATGTTTGGTGATACAGTTTTCATGCTAGGAGAAACCTATGATGGATCACTCTATATCTTAATGCCTGACCCTTTATTGAAATATAATAGAAAGATGGATATCGAATATAGGAGGAACTATTCTACTCCTATTAAAGCAGTACCATTTACTGTGAAAAATGTTGTGTTAGAAAAAAAAGATGATTCTAATATCATGAAATATAGACCAGAAAAAATGGTCATTTCTTTGAAGAAAAATCCCGAGTATAATGTAAATAGTGAATTAATTAAATATGAATTTTTAGTGGATATAGACTTTTTGGATATCAAGTCTTTTTATATGCCGGATCTTGATTTAAAAGACATTAAGCATTACATTAGCTCTTTCGGCAAAAGAAATGATTATCGAAGTTATTTAGAAGATAAGGTAGAAAAGTATTTTTCTCAAAAACAACATCTTTTAAATTTTTTATATAGAGACATATCAAGCGAAAAATTTCAAGAAGTTACTAATGACCTTAAAGAATTAAATGCAACAAATGAAGATATAGTTAAAATGATAAATGATTCTCCCAAAATACTAGGAGTGAATAATGAATAAAGAAACTTTAATAGAATTGTTAATTCCTCATAAAGAACATTTAACAACGGTAGGCAAGTGGGAAGAATATGCTTCAAAGCACAACCTACCATCCTATTACTCATTAAGAAAGTTCTTTAATGATTGGAACGAAATTAGAATCGCTTTAGGAACAGAGATAAAGGGAAAATATGATCGAAATAGCCTTATTCAAATCGGAAAGGAACATAAAGAGCACGCTAAAACAATAAGAATGTGGAAAGATTACTCTGCTAATCAAACACTAGATCTTCCGTCTCCTGGTCAGATTTTAACAGTATTTAAAGATTGGTCATCGTTTAAAAATGCCATTGGAGTAGAGAATGAAAGAACTCCGAAGTATACAAAGCAAAAAATAAAAGAAATTCTTGAAGAACATAATGAATTTTTTATTTCACGTTCTCAATGGGATATATATGCTTCTGAGAATAAATTACCAACTTATAAAACAATTAGAAATCATTATACGTACGATGAAATATTGGATATAGTAGGAAAGAAAAAAGTTTTTAATTTATCAAAAGAAGAACTAATAATACTTACATTAAAACCAGAGTATTTATACAAATTTCTCAATTCTACTAAAACAAAGTGGGATGAATTTGCAAGGGAAAATAATTTACCTTCTTCATATAAGTATATAAAAACTTTCGATACATGGTTAAAAGCAAAAGAAGAAATTGATAAAGCCTATCTAACAATGTCAAAAGGTACGGAATAATTACTTTACCGTACCTTCTATTTGTTTAACTATTTCCCAAGCGGAAGTTACAATAGAATATGTGGAATGGTGATGCTCCTCTGAGTGAGCGTACTCCGAGGGAGAAATACGAATTTCTATCCTTTTAGAAAGACCGTCTGAGTATTTTAATTCTAATAATACTCTATTAGAATTAGGACCAATCCCTTCTTTCGCTTCTTTGATTTTTAATCCCTCAATACTGCCGTTTCTTGAAATTCTGTTTATTATTTCCTTTACCACTAATTCTTTGTCCTCTTCTTTTGATTGGAATAAATCCTGTGAAAGAACTTCAATATCAAATGCAGAAGTAAAATAATCAATATTATCTTGTAATAACCCAGTCATAAAGTAGTTGATGACGTTTCTCTGAGGAGAAACGTCACTATGTTCATTTGGTTCATAAAAACCTAAGTCTAACTCCATGTCACCTTTTGCATTTTTTTCTGCCCACTCCATTGTCTTTTTTTGATATTCTTTATTAAATGATACTTCCTTAGCCACATTGTTTTGCATATCTTTTAAATCAACTGGAGTAAGTTTTTGACTGGAAGAAACATTGATATATATCGCAATACAGATTGTGATTATTGAGATACTGATAATCCAAATATAATGTTTTTTCATCATTTTTCTTCTTCCATAGCTGCACTTGCCAGCTCTTCTCTTAGTATTTTCCATTGGTTAGCAGTATTTGCTTGTTCCTTTTTAATTTCTATATATTCTTGTCTTAATGTGTCCTTATCCATGGTATTAGATTCATCTGTACTACTATTATTGGCACTTTCAATTGCTGTAAGTAATAATTGATGCGAACGATTGACTAAGACAATAAGATTTTGGTGTGCCTCAAAAAGTTCTGGATTAACATCTAGTGCCTCCACGTTGGAAACTAGTTCATTTGATTTTTTTATTGTTTCTTTCATTATTGTTGCAAATTGACTATTACTTACCTCATGGGTGTATAGTCCATCTAAAGAATTGTTAAAATTTGTTAAAATACTAGTCATTTCTGTTATAAATGTTTGTAACGATTCATCGTATTCAATGAGGTAGTCTATATTATCTTCTGTCACTTTTATATTAGCTTTAGAACTTGAAGAGCATCCACTTAAAATTATTACTAACGACAAAATTAGAAAAGAAAAACGTAGTTTACTAGTACCTTTCATATACTCACCCCTATAACTTAAAATTTGATGTATAAAGCGGGATTTTTAGCATTTGCTTTATTTGCAGTCCATGCTGGTGAATGGATTTCAAAATGCAAATGAGGTCCGGTGACGTTCCCAGTACTACCCATATATCCTAAAAACTGCCCTTGTTTTACTTTTGTACCGGCAGAAACAGCTCTATTTTGCATATGTGCATATACAGTTTCATATTTCTTACCACCTATTGTATGTTGAATGTAAACAACATTCCCATATGAACTACTTAGATAGGATCTATGAACGACACCATCTGCAGCAGCATATATTTTCACGTTTGATCTACCACCTAATCCAATATCTATACCATAGTGAGTAGCACCCCATCTTGCACCAAATCCAGAAGTAACTTTTCCTGTGGTAGGTCTAATAAAACTTCCTGGATTTAGTTCTGGTGAATCAGATCCACCGCTATAACTAGCGCTTGTTTTGAATTTTTCTGACCTAGCTAGTACATCGTTAACATACCAATCTGCATGGTTATATTGATAAATTGATTTTCTCTTATCTGTAGAGTAGCCGTTCTTTGAAAGATAATTTGCTGCGGTGAAAATAGCATCTTCTAAAGTAAATGGATCTGCCTTTCCATCATTATTACCATCTACTCCGTATCCTCCACCTGCTTTAATAACATTCAAATCTGTATAATTTGTAGTATTTGAAACTCTTCCCCCTCCAATATTGTATTTCCATCCTGCCCAAGTTGCAGGAAGAAATTGCATGTGACCAACAGCTCCTGCATAAGAAAGCATTGGTTTTATTGTACTGAAGGCTGTCTCCTTACTATGAATAGCGGCTAGTGTATACCAATGTACCCCATACTTTTTTTCTGCAGCAAGGTATATAGGCATGTATTGCGGAGGTACCCCAGCTCCAGGAATTATGTCACCATCATAACTGATATCATCAAACCCATATACGCCACCATTCCCTTTCAACCAATCTATATAATTTATATCTCCTTCAAGGAAGCTATAATTTGCTTCTATAAGCATCTTATCGTCCAAGCCCAGTCCCATTGAGTTTAATATTGCATCAAAATTCGCATAATCTTGTTTTACTTGTTTACTAGATTCAAAATATTGCTGTCTAGTTTTAGTTGTAGTTTTTACTTCTACAATTCTTTCAACTTTAACTGTCTTAGTTTTTAAAAGGTACACTTTAACATAACCTGAAGTGTTAATCTTATTTTTTTTCTGTCTGGTTTCTTCTGCTAGTAGTGATTTCCACGTTTTGCTGTTTGAATTATAAAATGGAAAGTAAGGATCTGACCTATCTACAAGATACATAGGGACTTCTAACGCTTTCCAATAGTCAACTTTTTTATTTTCTTTTATGGTTTTGTGGGTAATGACTGTATTTGATTTCCACGCTGTGACTTTGGGTTTATAGGTGAATATAGTTGAACCATTCCAATATTCTACAGAATTTAATTTGGTTACCATGTTTTTTGTATGTTGAACTTTCCCAACATTACATTCTTTACCTTCCTCACAAACAGTCACTTGCTTTTCTTTCCATTCATCATATTGACCATACTCAAATTCAGGAGCGAGTTTAGTAGCCATGTTTCTAATAATTTTTTTCGTTTGGGAAAGACTGTAATCTTTTTGCTCAAAAAAATCTAACATTATAGTTGAGGATATTAACCCTTCTGGTACACGATAAGGTCTTTCTAAATCACTATCCATATTCACAGTAGATTCGGATTGTTCCTTAATATACGCTTGAATTTTTGCATCATCACCACTTAAATTATCATCTGAAGTCCAAAAAAAGGATAATGCAACAGAGATGATAACAGTTACAATTATTATTCCTAAAGTTATTAAGATACCAGGAATACCTACTGTACCAATTAACCAAGCAAAAATCTGTTTTAGTACTTTTAATATTACTTTGGCTGCAACTTTTATGGCTTTTTTTGCAACCGCAGCAGCTTTTTGTTTAAATTTTTTACTGAAGGGTTTAGATAGTAATCTACCTAATCCCTTCATTCCATTTACTAATTTTTCATTTAAGGTTTCTTGAGTATTTTTGTTATCACTCATCACTTATCACCTTAAAGAACTAGTAAATGCCTTATTTCTATGCATTTCTAATTGCTTTCTTGCAAAATTACGTTTATTTGGTACAGCATATGCCATTAAATCTTCGGGTTTAAGTGAAGTTGTAAAGTCACTATCACTAAAAGAAGGAATTAATTTTTTATTTCGTACTTCACAATTAGCAGTTATTGTTTTATCATTTTGAACTCTTGCATCCCCTGGACCGTAAGGAGAAATACGATAAGTCGTTCCATTTCTAGTACCAGTCATATAACTTCTATTATGATCAATGACCATTTTGATGTTTTCCATTTCGTTTAAAGCATCTTTCATGTAATACTGTCCACTATCGACTAATTGATTGTAGCTTTGAACCTCTTGTACTACTCTTGGAGTCTTACTAGTGTTTCTATTGGTAAATAACTGGTTTGGATTTACATTAATTTTAGGTGCTGGTACTTTACCACCTCCACTGTCTAAAGAGTAGGAAGAACTTGCGGATAATAATTGACCGTCCCTAACAGTTAAATCTTGATAAACCACTTGGTTATTTTTCAGTCCAGAGTGACCTGAAGCCATACGCGAAACTACATGAGTTTGACCAGTTTTATCCCTAACTTGGACAACTGTATTCTTATTATCAGTTACCATTTGAATAGCCCCTTGTGCAATTTCAGTTTGGCCATTATCTAAAGTAACTGTTTGAGCCATATGTGCAACATCAGAAATTTCTTTTATTTGTTTATTAACTGCATTATTATATGGATTAAAACCTTTTAGACCAAAAGCCTTTGAGTTGCTCATACTTGGAGCGGCATATTTAGCCATCACTTGATAACCCCCAACTCCTGCAACCATACCACCAGCATAAGCAACAGCGTTTCGGAATTTCGCTTGCTTTTCTACCAAATTACTTGGAGTATATGTTTTAAAATCATTGGTAAAAGCCTTACTACCATCAATTAAGCTTTCCTTAGCTGCCGTCATTTTATCAGTTAAGCTTGTTAAATTTGGCTGTTTAGCAATATATGAAGTCGCCATTGCATTACCAAATGATTTAGTAGCATGACCAATTTTGGTATCTCCAACAAATTGACTTACCTCTTTAAGACCAGAGGCACCAACAACACCTTGTACTAATCCATTTCCTAGTCCAGCTGTAATACGTCCAGCTGAATTCTGAATAATTCTTTGTCCTAATGGAATGTTAGAAGGCATCG from the Niallia sp. FSL W8-0635 genome contains:
- a CDS encoding peptidoglycan DD-metalloendopeptidase family protein, whose protein sequence is MSDNKNTQETLNEKLVNGMKGLGRLLSKPFSKKFKQKAAAVAKKAIKVAAKVILKVLKQIFAWLIGTVGIPGILITLGIIIVTVIISVALSFFWTSDDNLSGDDAKIQAYIKEQSESTVNMDSDLERPYRVPEGLISSTIMLDFFEQKDYSLSQTKKIIRNMATKLAPEFEYGQYDEWKEKQVTVCEEGKECNVGKVQHTKNMVTKLNSVEYWNGSTIFTYKPKVTAWKSNTVITHKTIKENKKVDYWKALEVPMYLVDRSDPYFPFYNSNSKTWKSLLAEETRQKKNKINTSGYVKVYLLKTKTVKVERIVEVKTTTKTRQQYFESSKQVKQDYANFDAILNSMGLGLDDKMLIEANYSFLEGDINYIDWLKGNGGVYGFDDISYDGDIIPGAGVPPQYMPIYLAAEKKYGVHWYTLAAIHSKETAFSTIKPMLSYAGAVGHMQFLPATWAGWKYNIGGGRVSNTTNYTDLNVIKAGGGYGVDGNNDGKADPFTLEDAIFTAANYLSKNGYSTDKRKSIYQYNHADWYVNDVLARSEKFKTSASYSGGSDSPELNPGSFIRPTTGKVTSGFGARWGATHYGIDIGLGGRSNVKIYAAADGVVHRSYLSSSYGNVVYIQHTIGGKKYETVYAHMQNRAVSAGTKVKQGQFLGYMGSTGNVTGPHLHFEIHSPAWTANKANAKNPALYIKF